In Anoplopoma fimbria isolate UVic2021 breed Golden Eagle Sablefish chromosome 22, Afim_UVic_2022, whole genome shotgun sequence, a genomic segment contains:
- the LOC129111848 gene encoding SLIT and NTRK-like protein 5: MHIWILKIILLIASSLRLVEMYDNYGEICRNLCTCEEKEGILTVSCENRGIIRLTEISPVHFSVYHLLLTGNLLKKLSVNDFINYTGVTILHLGNNDISEIESGAFNGLQGLKRLHLNNNKIEFMRDDTFAGLESLEYLQIDYNYITNIEPNALSKLHQLTVMILNDNMLSALPMNIFRNVPLTHLDLRGNRLKMFPYIGLLEHMDKVVELQLEENPWNCSCELIALKAWLESIAYTALVGEVVCETPFRLHGRDLDEVSKQELCPRRPMEDSVRPAPSNITNGYYQTTPAAVTASATSSAVFRSSSRPTKGTRQFNRTRLKPTSRIPGGNHYNYGPIIAFQTKSPVPLDCPTACTCNLQISEIGLNVNCQERKIESISDLKPKPYNPKKMYLTGNYIPVVRRSDFVDAVGLDLLHLGNNRISLIHDRAFGDLTNLRRLYLNGNLMDRLTGEMFFGLQNLQYLYLEYNKIKEVDAGTFRYLPNLQLLFLNKNLLKTLPVGIFSSLSLSRLNLRNNHFQNLPVSGVLDQLKLLVQIDLFENPWDCSCDIVGMKIWLEQLSAGTVVSEIVCETPRRHTGVDVRSIQSELLCPDYSDANVSPTPPTEEPMDDTVVTTGAPQKFNTPSSTVPLSVLILSLLLVFIMSVFVAAGLFVVVMKKRKKSQSDRTSTNNSDVSSFNLQYSLYSNRSGPKVKAPAGHVYEYIPHPMGHMCKNPIYRSREGNTVEDYRNLHELKVTYRSTPDDERDSSTMRSPTYSVSTIEPRENPSPVPDADHFFRGILDHDKQPPHPSIPSIPAGANLEYKYTGPVSYTYNPNFDVRRQFLRPERIRETVLFGTAPSTVYVEPNRNEYLELKAKLQSEPDYLEVLEKQTTFSQF; encoded by the coding sequence ATGCATATCTGGATCCTCAAAATCATCCTTCTGATTGCATCATCTCTGAGGCTGGTCGAGATGTATGACAATTATGGGGAGATCTGTCGGAACCTGTGTACGTGCGAGGAGAAAGAAGGGATCCTGACGGTGAGCTGCGAGAACCGGGGCATCATCAGACTGACGGAGATCAGCCCTGTCCACTTCTCCGTGTACCACCTCCTGCTGACAGGGAACCTCCTGAAGAAGCTGTCAGTCAATGATTTCATCAATTACACAGGAGTGACCATCCTGCACTTGGGGAACAATGATATCTCTGAGATAGAGTCAGGTGCCTTCAATGGACTCCAGGGATTAAAAAGGTTGCACCTGAATAACAACAAGATCGAGTTTATGAGGGACGACACCTTTGCCGGATTGGAAAGTTTGGAATACCTTCAGATTGATTATAATTACATCACCAATATAGAGCCCAATGCCTTGAGCAAACTACACCAACTGACAGTGATGATTTTGAACGACAACATGCTCTCTGCCCTGCCCATGAATATCTTCCGGAATGTTCCCCTTACGCACTTGGACTTGAGGGGGAACCGGTTAAAAATGTTCCCCTACATCGGCCTCCTGGAGCACATGGACAAAGTCGTGGAATTACAACTGGAGGAGAACCCCTGGAATTGCTCTTGCGAGCTGATTGCTCTGAAGGCTTGGCTGGAGAGTATAGCCTACACGGCTCTGGTGGGGGAAGTGGTTTGCGAGACCCCGTTCAGGCTCCACGGTAGGGACCTGGATGAGGTGTCCAAGCAGGAGCTCTGCCCAAGAAGACCCATGGAAGACTCTGTCAGGCCTGCACCCTCTAATATCACCAATGGATATTACCAGACAACACCTGCTGCTGTCACCGCCTCCGCCACCTCCTCGGCTGTTTTTAGGTCATCCTCTAGGCCGACCAAGGGCACACGGCAATTTAACAGAACTAGGTTAAAGCCCACTTCCCGAATACCAGGCGGTAACCATTACAATTATGGCCCCATCATTGCTTTTCAGACCAAATCTCCTGTGCCTTTGGACTGTCCCACTGCCTGCACGTGCAACCTGCAGATATCTGAGATTGGGCTGAATGTCAACTGCCAAGAGAGAAAGATTGAAAGCATTTCTGATCTAAAACCCAAGCCATACAAtcctaaaaaaatgtatctcacTGGAAATTACATCCCTGTGGTACGGAGATCAGATTTCGTGGATGCAGTTGGATTGGATTTGCTTCACCTGGGAAACAACAGGATAAGTCTGATCCACGACCGGGCTTTTGGGGATTTAACCAACCTGCGTAGGCTGTATTTGAATGGTAATCTCATGGACAGGCTTACAGGAGAGATGTTTTTTGGTTTGCAGAACTTGCAGTATCTTTATTTAGAGTACAACAAAATCAAGGAGGTCGATGCGGGCACTTTCCGCTACCTCCCTAATCTCCAGCTGCTCTTCCTAAACAAAAACCTCCTGAAAACCTTACCGGTGGGTATCTTTTCCAGTCTCTCCCTGTCTAGACTTAATCTGCGCAACAACCATTTCCAAAACCTTCCTGTGAGTGGTGTTTTAGATCAGCTGAAGCTGCTGGTGCAGATAGATCTGTTTGAAAACCCCTGGGACTGCTCCTGCGACATAGTGGGGATGAAGATATGGCTGGAGCAGCTCAGCGCAGGCACCGTGGTCAGTGAGATTGTTTGCGAAACTCCACGGCGCCACACAGGAGTGGACGTACGCTCCATCCAGTCGGAACTGCTCTGCCCGGACTACTCTGACGCTAACGTCTCCCCGACACCCCCTACGGAGGAGCCCATGGACGACACAGTCGTCACCACGGGCGCGCCTCAGAAGTTCAACACCCCCAGCAGCACCgtccccctctctgtcctcatcctCAGCCTCCTGCTCGTCTTCATCATGTCCGTCTTCGTGGCGGCGgggctgtttgttgttgtgatgaAAAAGCGCAAAAAGTCCCAGAGTGACCGCACTAGCACCAACAATTCGGACGTCAGCTCTTTTAACTTGCAGTACAGCCTCTACAGCAACCGCTCCGGCCCAAAAGTGAAGGCCCCAGCCGGCCACGTCTATGAGTATATCCCCCACCCCATGGGCCATATGTGCAAAAACCCCATTTACAGGTCACGTGAAGGAAACACAGTGGAGGATTACCGCAACCTCCATGAGCTCAAGGTCACGTACAGGAGTACCCCAGATGATGAGAGGGATAGCAGTACGATGAGGAGCCCTACGTACAGTGTTAGCACCATCGAGCCACGTGAGAACCCCTCCCCTGTCCCGGATGCAGACCATTTCTTCAGAGGCATCCTCGATCACGACAAGCAGCCCCCCCATCCTTCAATCCCGTCCATCCCAGCAGGCGCCAATTTAGAGTACAAGTACACAGGGCCTGTGTCGTACACGTACAACCCAAATTTTGATGTCAGACGTCAGTTCTTGCGCCCGGAGAGGATAAGAGAAACAGTGCTCTTTGGCACGGCACCCAGTACTGTTTATGTTGAGCCCAACAGAAATGAGTATTTGGAGCTAAAAGCTAAACTGCAGTCTGAGCCCGATTACCTCGAAGTTCTCGAGAAACAGACCACCTTTAGCCAGTTCTGA